From Patescibacteria group bacterium, a single genomic window includes:
- the rpoC gene encoding DNA-directed RNA polymerase subunit beta', whose amino-acid sequence MNNLGQKKQIKDLTISDFKALKLLLANKDDIASWSYGEVTKPETINYRTLRPEKDGLFDERIFGPTKDWECYCGKYKRIRYKGIICDKCGVEVTLSRVRRERLGHISLAAPVAHVWYFKGASSPLSVLLDIPQKNLESVIYYASYLVTAIDEQKKKESLEVLMKNIEKRKQALKDKMREEEERINAEIKEKEQEVKNENVKREQRQLIAEELNLAKRQRITRLKETFENESKKIDEIADTLIKLLKSLHVGSVLSEDEYYKLLEYEIPVFFTIKTGSESLLELINSLDLSKLIGELRVEAEKSSGQRYLKIIKRLRLVENMRKAGVSPASMILTILPVIPPDLRPMVQLAGGRFATSDLNDLYRRVINRNNRLKHLIALGAPEIILRNEKRMLQEAVDSLIDSSQRGGQTIATPLRSLSDMLRGKQGRFRQNLLGKRVDYSGRSVIVVGPELKLNQCGLPKEMALEMFKPFVLREVIVRGLATNIKSAKRYIEKRPPEVFDILEEITKNHPVLLNRAPTLHKLGIQAFYPVLIEGSAIQLHPCVCAGYNADFDGDQMAVHIPLSQKSQQEAKELMMPNHNLLKPADGSPITLPNKEMAQGVYFLTSLDESLRKSPEEMKHFENEMSAIMAYDLGKIKLREPIKVRISKNNKSSMIETTVGRIRFNELLPQQFDYMNEAVNAAGIKRLITRAMKICSNEEVTTLIDSIKDLGFYGATISGLSVSVFDCEIVPEKNKLLAEADKKVAAIEDEYQRGLITLEEKKRLSNEVWLKTTDEIARLTWNSLKEDNPIKISIDSGGSRAGVEQLKQLSAIRGLIVDPLGKIVELPIKSNFREGLSIFEYVASARGSRKGLTDSALKTANAGYLTRRLVDVAHDVIVMDEDCGTTDGIVISTKDQDRTTSFADRILGRTLAANALNKSRKIILKAGDELNEDNVKLLLDNEVTEVEVRTPLMCKLAYGVCAACYGWDFSTRRRVKVGVPVGVIAAQSIGEPGTQLTMRVRHFGGVVMSDVTQGLPRVEELFEMRTPKNLAPISDISGRVKIETRDEGYRIQVRNTRIKPVEVQEYFVPLAATLAVEDGQEIAAGTPLAQGYLDPKEILKIGGIWQAQKYLISEIQKVYESQGISINDKHFEVIIRKMSDKIIVDTVGDTSLIPGDFVTRARFEEINAEVLSEGGNPATGRQVVLGITKAALFSDSWLSAASFQETTKVLTEAALEGKEDRLIGLKENVIIGRLIPVEGKELADVKATTEELTKKAKETNVDQTIEAAV is encoded by the coding sequence TGGTGTTGAGGTGACTCTCTCGCGTGTTCGACGTGAGCGTCTTGGACATATAAGTCTTGCTGCACCTGTGGCTCATGTTTGGTATTTCAAAGGAGCATCGTCTCCTCTATCAGTTCTTCTTGATATTCCTCAGAAAAATCTAGAATCAGTTATCTACTATGCTTCATATTTGGTTACTGCAATAGATGAGCAGAAAAAGAAAGAATCACTTGAGGTTCTGATGAAAAATATTGAGAAGAGAAAGCAGGCTCTAAAAGATAAGATGAGAGAAGAGGAAGAACGTATTAATGCCGAAATAAAAGAAAAGGAACAGGAAGTAAAAAATGAAAATGTTAAGCGAGAACAACGACAACTTATTGCAGAAGAATTAAATCTAGCAAAGAGACAAAGAATAACACGTCTTAAAGAGACATTTGAAAATGAGTCAAAAAAGATTGATGAAATTGCCGATACTCTTATCAAACTTCTCAAGAGCCTTCATGTAGGTAGTGTTCTTTCTGAGGATGAGTATTATAAGTTGCTTGAATATGAGATTCCTGTTTTCTTTACCATTAAGACAGGTTCAGAATCTCTTTTAGAACTTATAAATTCTCTTGATCTCTCAAAACTAATTGGTGAGTTGAGAGTTGAGGCTGAGAAATCAAGCGGTCAACGATATCTTAAGATAATTAAACGCCTTCGACTAGTTGAGAATATGAGAAAAGCCGGTGTATCGCCTGCCTCCATGATCTTGACAATTCTTCCAGTTATTCCTCCAGATCTAAGACCAATGGTCCAGTTAGCTGGAGGAAGATTTGCTACCTCTGATTTAAATGATCTTTATCGAAGGGTTATTAACAGAAACAATAGACTAAAGCATCTAATTGCTCTTGGAGCACCGGAGATAATTTTAAGAAATGAAAAACGCATGCTACAGGAGGCTGTAGATTCACTTATTGATTCATCCCAAAGAGGGGGTCAGACAATTGCAACACCTTTGAGATCTCTTTCTGATATGCTCAGAGGAAAACAGGGGAGATTTCGACAAAATTTGCTTGGTAAGCGTGTTGATTATTCAGGAAGATCAGTTATAGTCGTAGGACCTGAACTTAAGCTCAACCAGTGCGGTCTTCCTAAAGAGATGGCACTGGAGATGTTTAAACCATTTGTTCTGCGCGAGGTAATTGTCCGTGGGCTTGCAACCAATATCAAGTCAGCAAAGAGATATATTGAAAAAAGACCACCAGAGGTATTTGATATTCTTGAAGAGATTACCAAAAATCATCCAGTGTTGTTAAATCGTGCTCCAACACTTCATAAGTTAGGTATTCAGGCTTTCTATCCTGTGCTTATCGAAGGATCAGCAATTCAACTTCATCCTTGTGTCTGTGCGGGATACAATGCAGACTTTGATGGAGATCAGATGGCTGTACATATTCCTCTTTCTCAAAAATCTCAACAGGAAGCGAAAGAGTTAATGATGCCCAATCATAATCTTCTCAAACCAGCTGATGGATCACCAATTACGCTTCCTAATAAAGAAATGGCACAGGGAGTATATTTCCTGACATCTCTTGATGAATCACTGCGCAAGAGTCCTGAGGAGATGAAGCATTTTGAAAATGAGATGAGTGCGATAATGGCTTATGATCTTGGAAAAATTAAACTAAGAGAACCAATAAAGGTTAGGATTAGTAAAAATAATAAATCTAGTATGATAGAGACCACTGTCGGTAGAATTCGTTTTAACGAACTTCTTCCTCAGCAATTTGATTATATGAACGAAGCTGTAAATGCTGCGGGTATTAAAAGACTTATTACTAGAGCAATGAAGATCTGTTCCAATGAGGAGGTAACAACTCTTATTGATTCTATTAAAGATCTTGGATTTTACGGAGCGACGATCTCTGGCCTTTCGGTATCAGTATTTGACTGTGAGATTGTCCCTGAAAAGAACAAACTTCTTGCAGAGGCTGATAAGAAAGTTGCTGCTATTGAGGATGAATATCAGCGCGGTCTGATTACTCTTGAAGAAAAGAAGCGACTTTCCAATGAAGTGTGGCTTAAGACAACAGATGAGATTGCTCGTCTTACATGGAATAGTCTGAAGGAGGATAATCCAATAAAAATTAGTATTGACTCTGGAGGTTCTCGTGCAGGTGTTGAGCAGCTTAAGCAGCTTTCAGCTATTAGAGGGCTTATAGTTGATCCTCTCGGAAAAATTGTTGAACTTCCAATAAAATCCAATTTCCGTGAAGGTCTTTCAATTTTTGAATATGTAGCATCTGCAAGAGGATCACGCAAAGGACTTACTGATTCAGCTCTAAAGACAGCTAATGCCGGATACCTTACTCGAAGATTAGTAGACGTTGCGCATGATGTTATTGTTATGGATGAAGATTGCGGTACAACAGATGGAATAGTTATAAGTACTAAAGATCAGGATAGAACGACTTCGTTTGCAGATAGAATTTTAGGTAGAACTTTGGCAGCAAACGCTCTGAACAAGAGTCGTAAAATCATACTCAAAGCTGGTGATGAGCTTAATGAAGATAATGTGAAACTTTTGCTTGATAATGAAGTGACCGAAGTAGAAGTACGTACACCTCTAATGTGTAAACTGGCTTACGGAGTTTGTGCTGCCTGCTACGGATGGGATTTCTCTACAAGACGGAGAGTAAAAGTTGGTGTTCCTGTAGGAGTAATTGCGGCTCAGAGTATTGGAGAGCCAGGCACACAGTTAACTATGCGTGTTCGACACTTTGGAGGAGTTGTGATGTCAGATGTGACTCAAGGTCTTCCTCGTGTGGAAGAACTTTTTGAGATGCGAACACCCAAAAATTTGGCTCCTATTTCAGATATTTCAGGAAGAGTGAAGATCGAGACTAGAGATGAGGGATATAGAATACAAGTGAGAAACACTCGCATCAAACCTGTCGAAGTTCAAGAATATTTTGTACCTCTTGCTGCAACTTTGGCAGTTGAGGATGGTCAGGAAATTGCAGCTGGTACTCCTCTTGCACAGGGATATCTTGATCCCAAGGAGATACTTAAAATAGGTGGAATTTGGCAAGCTCAGAAGTATTTGATATCTGAAATTCAGAAAGTGTATGAGTCACAAGGTATTTCTATCAATGATAAACACTTTGAAGTGATTATTCGTAAGATGTCTGATAAGATTATTGTTGATACTGTTGGAGATACTTCGCTTATTCCTGGAGACTTTGTTACAAGAGCACGATTTGAAGAAATCAATGCAGAAGTACTTTCTGAGGGTGGCAATCCCGCTACTGGAAGACAAGTTGTCTTAGGTATAACTAAAGCTGCTCTCTTCTCAGACTCATGGCTTTCAGCAGCTTCTTTCCAGGAGACAACGAAGGTATTGACAGAAGCAGCTCTTGAGGGGAAGGAAGATAGGCTTATAGGACTTAAAGAGAATGTAATAATTGGAAGATTGATACCTGTTGAGGGAAAGGAACTTGCAGATGTTAAAGCAACAACAGAAGAGTTGACTAAAAAGGCTAAAGAAACAAATGTAGATCAGACTATAGAGGCTGCCGTGTAA
- the rpsL gene encoding 30S ribosomal protein S12, translated as MPTLSQLAKHGRKQKIKKVKATALRRFFNAKDRVYKELAAPQKRGVVTLVKTMTPKKPNSALRKVARVKLSNKVEVTAYIPGIGHTLSEHGIVLVRGGRVKDLPGVKYHIVRGKFDLLGVEGRRTSRSKYGAKMPQAAAK; from the coding sequence ATGCCAACATTGTCACAATTAGCAAAACATGGAAGAAAACAAAAAATAAAGAAAGTGAAAGCCACTGCTCTTCGTCGTTTCTTTAATGCTAAAGATAGAGTTTATAAGGAGTTAGCAGCGCCGCAGAAACGTGGTGTAGTTACTTTGGTAAAAACGATGACTCCTAAAAAACCAAACTCAGCTCTTAGAAAAGTAGCTCGTGTCAAATTGTCCAATAAAGTCGAAGTTACTGCCTATATTCCGGGTATTGGCCATACACTTTCTGAACACGGTATTGTCTTGGTAAGAGGAGGACGTGTAAAAGATCTCCCAGGTGTGAAATATCACATTGTGAGAGGGAAATTTGATCTTTTGGGTGTTGAAGGACGAAGAACTTCACGCAGTAAATATGGAGCTAAGATGCCGCAAGCTGCTGCCAAATAA
- the rpsG gene encoding 30S ribosomal protein S7 has protein sequence MRHAKIQKRQIEPDKIYNNVLVAKLINRIMRDGKKTIAEKHVYTAFKLIKEQTDQDPLQLFEKAVQNVGPKMEIKARRIGGANFQVPVEVKHDRRIALAIRWIIEAARKRPNKEYHTFAEKLAAELIAAANNEGEAIRKRDMTLRQAEANKAFATFRW, from the coding sequence ATGAGACACGCAAAGATTCAAAAACGACAAATTGAGCCAGATAAAATCTATAACAACGTTTTAGTAGCCAAACTTATTAACCGCATTATGAGAGACGGTAAAAAGACTATTGCTGAAAAACACGTGTATACAGCTTTTAAACTAATCAAAGAGCAGACCGATCAAGATCCTTTACAGCTTTTTGAGAAGGCAGTTCAAAATGTAGGTCCTAAGATGGAAATCAAAGCAAGGCGAATTGGAGGAGCAAATTTTCAGGTCCCTGTTGAGGTCAAACATGATCGTCGCATTGCTCTTGCTATTCGTTGGATTATCGAAGCTGCAAGAAAAAGACCCAATAAAGAGTACCATACGTTTGCTGAGAAGCTAGCAGCAGAGTTAATAGCAGCTGCCAATAATGAAGGAGAAGCTATCAGAAAGCGCGATATGACTTTGCGTCAAGCAGAAGCCAATAAGGCATTTGCAACTTTTCGTTGGTAA
- the lepA gene encoding elongation factor 4 — protein sequence MQQEQIRNFAIIAHIDHGKSTLSDRLLEITNTVSKDKLSEQFLDQNPISRERGITIKLAPVRMHYTLSGVSYELNLIDTPGHVDFSYEVSRTLAACEGAILLVDATQGIQAQTVAHFYAAKKEGLVMIPVINKIDLPNAMTATVMKELVDIFGFQKDEILLISAKTGENVPQLLERIVHKIPAPSGNPLGTLRALIFDAVYDEYRGVVTYIRIIDGSLKKGDKVTFYQSNVTSEVTDIGYFSPFLRSSEELTTGEIGYVICGIKNIREARVGDTIISFGGVAKPLPGYTTPKPMVFFGMYPKDQKNFIHLRDALGKLSLNDTAITYTEEYSAYLGSGFRVGFLGLLHAEIVKERLQKEFGLDLLLTMPQVLYKREDDGRILEPYMLLTVYVPKEYVGGIMTVCQKRKGILVDMQYHESYATLSYEMPYTMFVRGLSAELKSISSGYASIDYELLDYKEADLAQLEVRINDNPIDVLSELVYKDEAISLAREKAVKLKESLPRQQFRQIIQAVVNGNIVAREEIPPFRKDVLAKMSGGDRTRKDKLLEAQKKGKSRLFQQSKIHLPQEALYSIIENS from the coding sequence ATGCAACAAGAACAGATTAGAAATTTCGCAATTATTGCGCATATAGATCATGGTAAATCGACACTTTCTGATCGATTGCTTGAGATTACCAATACAGTCTCAAAGGATAAACTAAGTGAGCAGTTTCTAGATCAGAATCCTATCAGTAGAGAGCGGGGCATTACAATCAAACTTGCTCCTGTTAGGATGCATTATACACTAAGTGGCGTAAGTTATGAACTCAACTTGATTGACACGCCAGGTCATGTTGATTTTTCTTATGAAGTATCACGGACTCTAGCAGCATGTGAAGGAGCGATTCTGCTTGTAGATGCTACTCAAGGCATTCAGGCGCAGACAGTTGCGCATTTCTATGCTGCCAAGAAAGAAGGACTGGTGATGATACCGGTGATTAATAAAATTGATCTTCCTAATGCAATGACAGCAACAGTTATGAAAGAGCTTGTGGATATTTTTGGATTTCAAAAAGATGAGATTTTATTAATCTCAGCAAAGACAGGAGAGAACGTTCCTCAACTTCTTGAAAGAATAGTACACAAAATCCCAGCTCCATCAGGCAATCCTCTAGGTACTCTCAGAGCTTTGATTTTTGATGCAGTCTATGATGAGTATCGAGGAGTTGTTACGTATATACGTATTATTGATGGCAGTCTTAAAAAAGGTGATAAAGTAACTTTTTATCAAAGTAACGTTACGTCGGAAGTGACTGATATTGGTTATTTCTCGCCTTTTCTTAGATCTAGTGAAGAACTAACCACAGGTGAAATAGGATATGTTATCTGTGGAATTAAAAATATCAGAGAAGCTCGTGTAGGAGATACAATAATCAGTTTTGGAGGAGTTGCTAAACCTTTGCCGGGCTACACAACACCCAAACCTATGGTCTTTTTTGGCATGTATCCAAAAGATCAAAAGAACTTTATTCATCTTCGTGATGCTTTAGGTAAACTTTCTCTTAATGACACAGCTATCACCTACACTGAAGAGTATTCAGCATATCTTGGTAGTGGTTTTAGAGTGGGTTTTCTGGGTTTACTCCATGCGGAAATTGTCAAAGAGCGACTCCAGAAGGAATTTGGACTAGATTTACTGCTTACTATGCCACAAGTTTTATACAAAAGAGAAGATGATGGAAGAATATTAGAACCGTATATGTTGCTTACCGTGTATGTTCCCAAAGAATATGTCGGAGGGATTATGACAGTTTGTCAAAAGCGAAAAGGAATTCTCGTTGATATGCAGTATCATGAATCGTATGCTACTCTTTCTTACGAGATGCCTTATACCATGTTTGTGCGAGGCCTATCAGCAGAGTTAAAATCTATATCCAGCGGATATGCCAGTATTGACTATGAACTTTTAGATTATAAAGAGGCAGATCTTGCTCAACTTGAGGTACGTATTAATGATAATCCAATTGATGTGTTATCGGAACTTGTTTATAAAGATGAGGCAATATCTCTCGCGCGGGAGAAAGCGGTAAAACTCAAAGAATCGCTTCCCCGTCAACAATTTAGACAGATTATACAAGCTGTTGTCAATGGCAATATTGTAGCCCGTGAAGAGATACCTCCTTTTAGAAAAGACGTGCTTGCCAAGATGAGTGGAGGAGATAGAACTCGTAAAGATAAGCTTCTTGAGGCACAAAAGAAAGGTAAATCTCGCTTGTTCCAACAAAGTAAAATTCATCTTCCACAAGAAGCACTGTACTCAATTATTGAAAATTCATAG